The DNA window AGAAGTTGGCCACCGAGAAACCCAAGCCGCGGCGTGCGCGCGGGGAGGGTGCGTTGTACAAGCGCGGCGAGGACGGCATGTGGGTGGGGCAGATCGAACTACCGAAGGGCCCGGATGGCAAGCGGCGCAAGACCAAACCCGTCTACAGTTCCGACCAAGCAGAAGCCGTCAAGAAACTCAACAAGGTCAAGGATGATATCGCAAAGGGCATCATCGAACAGGCCGACCGGAGGCTTACGGTCAAGGCGTATCTGAAGACGTGGGTGGAGCAGGTCGCCAGACCGCGCCTCGACCCGGGGGCATACGCGAACTATTGCTCTGCCATCGACACTCGCATAGTGCCCGCGATCGGAGGGCGCCGGCTGGCCGAGTTGTCCACCGATGATGTCCGGCAGATGCACAAGTGGATCAGGTCGGCGACCTACAAGCGTGGCAAGACGGTCAAGACGTACAGCACGCGCTCGGTGGAGGAGGCGCACAACGTCTTGTCCAAAGCGCTGGCGGACGCGATGTCGGACGGGGACAAGGGAGTTCACCGCAACGTGTGCAAACTCGTCGGCAAGCCGGGCGTGACCTCGCAGTCTCACGGCGCACTCACCGCCGAGCAGGCCAGGCAGGTGCTCCGCTCGGCGCTCGAGGACAAGGATCCGATGGTAACCAGGTGGGCGGCTGGGCTGATGCTGGGCGGTCGCCAGGGTGAACTGCTCGGCCTGCAATGGGACAGGGTGAATCTCGAAGACGGGACATTGGATCTGGCATGGCAGCTCGACTGGCTCAAGCTCAAGCCGGAGTGCAAGTCCGACGATCCGGACCGGTTCGAGGTTCCGGACGGATTCGAACTGATCCCGTTGTGGCGCGGGGCGGCATTGAAGCGGCCGAAGACAGTGAAGTCTCAGCGCCTGATTCCGCTTCCTGAGCCGCTGACGGCGATCCTGACCGTGTATCGGGATCGTGCGCCGTCGAACCCATGGGGGCTCGTCTGGGTGACGGTGCCTACCGAGAAGTCGAGATTCAAGGGGCCCAAGCCGATCTCGAACAAGGATGACTTGGCCAGCTGGAAGGCCGCGCAGGTTCGCGCGGGGATCGATCCGGTTGATGTGCACGCGATGCGTGGAACCACGGCCACACTTCTTATGGAGGCCGGGGTTGACGCACGGATCATTCAGGAGATCCTCGGACATTCGAACGTGGTGACGACTCGCGGTTACCAGCAAGTCAACCTCGAGGCGCAGCGGAGGTCTCTCGGCAGCCTGGATGGTTTGCTGAAGCTCGAGCATTGAGTTGCCCGCTGGACGGTCGGAATGTTGATCGAATTGCAATCTCCGATGGTGCCATCATCCGGATGTTTGCTGTATGCGGATAACTCGAAGGTTAGGGTCGGATCAGTTACCGGCCGGTTAGCCCGCTATGCCAGTGCATATGTGCTTGCAAGTGACCACATAGAGCAGTGCATGGTTCGGTATGGACTGCGAAAAACGTTGGCTTGCTGGGTGATTGCGAAGGATATTCAGACCGCCCAGTCCGAACCGATTCGCCGGTTTTGTTCGCCGAACCGCTTCAGGATCATTCCAGCACAACCTATGCTCTGGTTTACATCTCAACGATGTCTGTACATCAAGAACTGGGTCGGGGCCTGGTAACTGGAGAGTGACGTGTGAACAGGGATGAGGCCGGACCGACAGCGAACCTGGCACGATTATCGGACCCGGCGGACCGCAATTGCGTTAGCCCAGAAGCCCTCTCGGTGGCGTTGCTCAGATTGAGCCCGACCGCACTGGACTGCGCACTCGGGCACGCGGCAGCTACGAGGTTCCGGCACAGACGGGAAACGGTCTGCGACCTCATCGTGGGCGCTGTCGTGATGGGCATTAGCCCGATCGCGTTATTCGACTCCCTCGATATCCCCTAGGGCGAGGCCGAGGAACTTCTGTAGCGGCATGTCGAGCGCCCTGAGGATTGCGGCCAGCTGCTGAAGATCTGGTGATCGTTCGCCGTTCTCGAAACGCTGGATCGTGCTGAGCCCCAAGCCTGTTAGTTCCTTGAGCTCTGGCCGGGACAGCCCCCTTTTGCCGCGCAGCCCGCGCAGCTCGTCTCCGATGGCCTTGTTGATGGCGGCGGCCAGAGCGTCGTTATCCATGTGGAACAGTTTGAGTTCCGAACGGCCCTCGCGCAAGTCTTGGCCGATATGCATTCTTGCGAACTCACGATAGAAACAGTTCACTTCGGGGTTGCTCGGGTTCCAAATCGAGCGTAATCTACTCCGTATGGAACAGCTCGACGAGGCGGCGACGCAGAACATCTTGCGTGCCATGAGCATAGCTGGCGTAGACCTAGACGGACTAGCCACAGCATCCGGAATCCATAAGGCGACCTTGCTTCGCAGGATGGCCAGCGGACCCTGGAAGCTGCAAGAACTCGGCCGGATCGCACGCGCGCTGGGCTGCCGCACCATGGACCTGGTGTCAGAGGTCGCGGCATGAACAGTCAGTCAGTCGACACAGCCATCCAGGCCACGCTTCAGCAGATCTCCTACAACGTGCGCCAAGCCCATCTGGCCACTGGCATTGGCGAGTCGACGCTCCGGAAGCTGGTTCGTGAAGGCCACCTCGCTGCCCGCTATCTCGGGTCGACTCTGCTGATCGACGCCGACGACCTGAAGCGGCTCTTCGCATCTCTGCCCAGCGAGAAGCAGGTCGACCGTGACGTCGCCGCGAATCGCGGTGTGGCATGAGCGACTTGACCCTGGCCACTGCCCGCGCCGAACGCGATGCCCTCGCCGCACGCACCGATGTCCTCGACAAGGTCGGGGTGTTGCGCTCCCTCCCGGGCGGGATGTACGTCACCACGGAGATGGCCGCCGAGTTCTACGAGGTGAGTGTCGAACTCATCCGTCGAGTCGTCAGCGACAATCGCGCCGAGCTCGACAGCGACGGTTACCGCGTCACGATCCGGTCGGCATTTGAGAGTGAATACGGCTCACTCTCAAATCTGGACCCGCGCGCCCGGCAGATCGCCCTGTTCCCCCGCCGCGCAGTGCTGCGGATCGGAATGCTATTGCGCGACTCCGACGTAGCGCGTCGCGTCCGTGACTACCTCCTCAACTCCGAAGAGCGCGAGCGAACTCTCGACCCGGCGAACCTCACGCGGCTGCAAATCCTTGAGATCGCAATGGATTCTGAGCGCCGAGCCCTAGAGTTGGCCGCGCAGGTCGAAGCCGACCGGCCGATGGTGGAGCGCGCGAAGCAGCACGCTGGCGGCTCCGGCATGGAGACCAGGACCCAGTTCTTCCGTGAGGTCAAGGCGTGGGCGCAGAAGAACCACGGTGTGGTCGTCAAGCGTGACCACGTCAATGACTTCCTGTCGACCCTCAAGCTCGGCCTGTTCGTGCGCGGTAGACGTGGCGACTCGGGCGAGGCGACAGCGTGGGCGATCGAGAAGGGCTACGCCGACAACGCCCAAGGAACTTCCGACAGCGGCCACAACTATGCGACCGGGAAGTTGACGGCGCGCGGCCAGCAGTACGCCTGGGAGCGGATCGTCCGCTACATCGACGCGAACGGCACGTTGGCGCTGCCCCGTCAGATCGGATCGGCGCAGGTCGCTCAGGTTGTCGACGCCGACAAGCTGGCTGCCACCAGCGATTTTGCTGACGCCGACAACATGGTCCTTCCAGGGATGGAGGGGTCGGCATGAATGTCTGGGGCAAGTCGGTAGCCGAGGTTATTGATCCCGATCGTGAGCGCCAGGTGGATGCCATCGTGTGGCGGCGGCTCGGCAAGCGGTTCCGTGAGTGCACGCTGGACGAAATTCAGCGGCTGATTGTTGTGCTCAATGCAGAGGCTTCTGCGGATCACCGCCGCGCGCTCGCAGCCGAACGGAAGATCGCCGCTGGTCTGGCGATGATCGACCAATACAACGCATCCGTCGCTGATGGTGCGAATCGCGCTGAGCAGTGGGCGAACGGCGGTGCTGCATGACCGCCCCATCGAAGGCCCGTCCTGATACTGCCGCTGCGGCCGTGCTCGTGGTCAGCGCTGCTGTCCTGCTGTGGGATGCCCTGCTCGAGCGTGCGGAGCGGAGGGCGGAGCGGTGATCACCGGTATCTGCATTTTCCTCGGCGTGTGGGCGTCGGTTG is part of the Nocardia sp. NBC_00565 genome and encodes:
- a CDS encoding tyrosine-type recombinase/integrase; translated protein: MTEERADEAHEIGQRDGIWQRRVDVTAPSHAELIKRVAAVERLLKKLATEKPKPRRARGEGALYKRGEDGMWVGQIELPKGPDGKRRKTKPVYSSDQAEAVKKLNKVKDDIAKGIIEQADRRLTVKAYLKTWVEQVARPRLDPGAYANYCSAIDTRIVPAIGGRRLAELSTDDVRQMHKWIRSATYKRGKTVKTYSTRSVEEAHNVLSKALADAMSDGDKGVHRNVCKLVGKPGVTSQSHGALTAEQARQVLRSALEDKDPMVTRWAAGLMLGGRQGELLGLQWDRVNLEDGTLDLAWQLDWLKLKPECKSDDPDRFEVPDGFELIPLWRGAALKRPKTVKSQRLIPLPEPLTAILTVYRDRAPSNPWGLVWVTVPTEKSRFKGPKPISNKDDLASWKAAQVRAGIDPVDVHAMRGTTATLLMEAGVDARIIQEILGHSNVVTTRGYQQVNLEAQRRSLGSLDGLLKLEH
- a CDS encoding helix-turn-helix domain-containing protein codes for the protein MARKMFCVAASSSCSIRSRLRSIWNPSNPEVNCFYREFARMHIGQDLREGRSELKLFHMDNDALAAAINKAIGDELRGLRGKRGLSRPELKELTGLGLSTIQRFENGERSPDLQQLAAILRALDMPLQKFLGLALGDIEGVE
- a CDS encoding helix-turn-helix domain-containing protein; protein product: MNSQSVDTAIQATLQQISYNVRQAHLATGIGESTLRKLVREGHLAARYLGSTLLIDADDLKRLFASLPSEKQVDRDVAANRGVA